One stretch of Euphorbia lathyris chromosome 7, ddEupLath1.1, whole genome shotgun sequence DNA includes these proteins:
- the LOC136235867 gene encoding 1-aminocyclopropane-1-carboxylate oxidase, whose product MAIPVIDFSKVNAQGQERATTMAQIANGCEEWGFFQLVNHGISEELLERVKKVSSECYEQEREANFNNSDMMKTLRDLAEKKNGDKLENVDWEDVFLLHDNNDWPTNTPGFKETMAEYRAEVKKLAERVMEVMDENLGIPKGYTKKAFNGGGGDNAFFGTKVSHYPPCPHPELVVGLRPHTDAGGVILLFQDDVVGGLQILKDGEWIDVQPLKNSIVINTGDQIEVLSNGKYKSIWHRVLPTPTGNRRSIASFYNPSLTATIAPAPQLIGESGEEVNELYPKFVFGDYMSVYADQKFLPKEPRFQAVKAV is encoded by the exons atggCTATTCCTGTTATCGATTTCTCCAAAGTCAATGCACAAGGTCAAGAGAGAGCCACCACAATGGCTCAGATTGCTAATGGATGTGAAGAATGGGGATTCTTTCAG CTGGTGAACCATGGAATTTCAGAGGAGCTTCTGGAGAGAGTGAAGAAGGTTAGCTCAGAATGTTATGAGCAAGAACGAGAGGCGAATTTTAACAACTCAGATATGATGAAAACCTTGAGAGATTTAGCAGAGAAGAAGAATGGGGATAAGTTAGAAAATGTTGATTGGGAAGATGTTTTTCTTCTCCATGATAATAATGATTGGCCAACCAATACTCCTGGATTCAA GGAAACAATGGCAGAATACAGAGCAGAAGTGAAGAAATTAGCGGAGAGAGTAATGGAAGTAATGGATGAAAATTTAGGGATACCAAAAGGATACACTAAAAAGGCATTCAATGGTGGAGGAGGAGACAATGCGTTTTTCGGCACAAAAGTTAGCCACTATCCGCCGTGTCCTCATCCCGAATTGGTGGTCGGACTTCGACCTCACACGGATGCCGGAGGTGTCATTTTACTCTTCCAAGATGATGTGGTCGGAGGCCTTCAAATCCTGAAAGACGGCGAGTGGATCGATGTTCAGCCGCTGAAAAACTCGATCGTGATTAACACAGGTGATCAGATTGAAGTGTTGAGCAATGGCAAGTATAAGAGTATCTGGCACAGAGTTCTTCCGACTCCGACCGGTAACAGAAGGTCCATTGCTTCTTTCTATAATCCTTCCCTTACAGCTACTATAGCTCCAGCGCCACAGCTGATCGGAGAATCTGGGGAAGAGGTGAATGAACTGTACCCGAAATTCGTGTTTGGAGATTATATGTCTGTGTATGCTGATCAGAAATTTCTTCCGAAGGAGCCTAGATTTCAAGCTGTGAAGGCAGTGTAG